One Fontisphaera persica DNA window includes the following coding sequences:
- the serA gene encoding phosphoglycerate dehydrogenase codes for MKVIVCDPVSPKGIERLQQCPELEVVVLSKRLSEPELLPLVKDAVGLVVRSETKITRAVMEAAPLLKVVGRAGVGVDNVDTEAATQRGVVVMNTPGGNTISTAELTFSMLMALARKIPQAHASMKAGKWDRKSFSGMELNGKTLGILGMGRIGTEVARRALAFNMRVLAYDPYLSLSRAKALQVEVVELDEVFRQADFITVHMPLTDETRNMINAAAIARMKPGVRLINCARGGIINEKDLYEALKSGHVGGAALDVYETEPPPADFPLRELETVVLTPHLGASTAEAQENVGIEIADQIIDFLVNGTIRNAVNMPSLDAKTYQAVRPYLLLGEKLGRLVAQLAPKRNDRLTITFGGKAADVPTDPVTRSVLVGFLAQTLGAEVNQVNVKSVASSRGLLVEEIKSNEETDYSEWLQVAVYSGDQEISAGGTILGKRHQPRIVRLFGQPVEIVPSGVLCLFNNKDRPGIVGYIGTLMSRYQVNIASMSLHRDAAGGRALTVLNLDSVPPDELVAQIQKDPDITNVRIVRLENHNENH; via the coding sequence ATGAAAGTCATCGTGTGCGATCCGGTTTCCCCCAAGGGGATTGAGCGGTTGCAGCAATGCCCGGAGCTGGAAGTGGTGGTGCTCTCCAAGCGCCTCTCCGAGCCGGAGCTGCTGCCGCTGGTCAAGGACGCGGTGGGGCTGGTGGTGCGTTCGGAGACCAAGATTACCCGGGCCGTGATGGAAGCGGCGCCCCTGCTCAAAGTGGTGGGCCGCGCCGGCGTGGGGGTGGACAATGTGGACACCGAGGCGGCCACCCAGCGCGGGGTGGTGGTCATGAATACACCGGGCGGCAACACCATTTCCACGGCGGAGCTGACGTTCTCCATGCTCATGGCCCTGGCACGCAAGATTCCCCAGGCGCACGCCTCCATGAAGGCGGGCAAGTGGGACCGCAAATCGTTTTCTGGCATGGAATTGAACGGCAAGACCCTCGGCATTCTGGGCATGGGCCGCATTGGCACGGAGGTGGCCCGCCGGGCGCTGGCGTTCAACATGCGGGTGCTGGCCTATGACCCCTATCTTTCCCTCTCCCGCGCCAAGGCCCTGCAGGTGGAGGTGGTGGAGCTGGACGAAGTTTTCCGGCAGGCGGATTTCATCACCGTGCACATGCCGCTGACGGACGAAACGCGCAATATGATTAATGCGGCGGCCATTGCCCGCATGAAACCGGGCGTGCGCCTCATCAATTGCGCCCGGGGCGGCATCATCAATGAAAAAGATTTGTACGAGGCCCTGAAATCCGGCCACGTGGGCGGGGCGGCGCTGGATGTGTATGAGACGGAGCCGCCGCCGGCGGATTTTCCGTTGCGCGAGCTGGAGACGGTGGTGTTGACGCCCCACCTGGGGGCCAGCACGGCCGAGGCGCAGGAAAACGTGGGCATCGAGATTGCGGACCAAATCATTGATTTTCTGGTCAACGGCACCATCCGCAACGCGGTGAACATGCCCAGCCTGGATGCCAAGACGTATCAGGCTGTGCGTCCCTACCTGTTGCTGGGCGAGAAACTCGGCCGGCTGGTGGCGCAACTGGCGCCCAAGCGCAACGACCGCCTGACCATCACTTTCGGTGGGAAGGCCGCCGATGTGCCCACCGACCCCGTGACGCGAAGTGTGCTGGTGGGCTTCCTGGCTCAGACCCTGGGGGCCGAGGTCAACCAGGTCAACGTCAAGTCCGTGGCCAGCTCGCGCGGGTTGTTGGTGGAGGAAATCAAATCCAACGAAGAAACCGATTACAGCGAGTGGTTGCAGGTGGCCGTCTATTCCGGCGACCAGGAGATTTCAGCGGGGGGCACGATTTTGGGCAAACGGCATCAGCCGCGGATTGTGCGGTTGTTTGGCCAGCCGGTGGAGATTGTGCCCTCCGGGGTGTTGTGCCTGTTTAATAATAAAGACCGGCCGGGCATTGTGGGCTATATTGGTACCCTGATGAGCCGTTACCAGGTCAACATCGCCAGCATGAGCCTCCACCGCGACGCCGCGGGCGGGCGGGCTTTAACCGTATTGAATTTGGATAGTGTGCCGCCGGATGAACTGGTGGCCCAAATCCAAAAAGACCCGGACATTACCAATGTGCGGATTGTCCGGCTGGAAAACCATAACGAAAACCACTAA
- a CDS encoding FAD:protein FMN transferase has product MNPGLSYPAVLLAREAMATRFELVLPGTPSPSLRAAGEEALEEIARLEQLLSLYRPSSEIAHVNARAAWEPVRVSPPVFEVLWRARQWHERTQGAFDITIAPLLRCWGFMGAEGAMPDPVAVQAARAVTGMHWVDLDPAEMTVRFRKPGVMVDLGGIGKGYALDCAIAILREAGITHALLHGGTSSVYALGAPPDTGAWRLAIESHPLQPGQAKIPLAVVELRDQSLTVSTIWGKHFQKNGKTYGHILNPRTGQPADAALLSAVMSTSATDGDALATALIVDGKQHHARLGQSLPGLKTLVAWEAPEGGRLQVAARGLPLLPDAQAELVYWEP; this is encoded by the coding sequence ATGAATCCTGGGCTGTCTTATCCGGCGGTGTTGCTGGCGCGGGAGGCCATGGCCACGCGCTTCGAGCTGGTGTTGCCAGGAACCCCCTCGCCCTCGTTGCGCGCTGCCGGGGAGGAGGCCCTGGAGGAAATTGCGCGCCTGGAGCAGCTTCTGAGCCTTTACCGGCCTTCCAGTGAAATCGCGCATGTCAACGCCCGCGCCGCCTGGGAGCCAGTGCGGGTCAGCCCGCCGGTGTTTGAAGTGTTGTGGCGCGCCCGCCAATGGCATGAGCGCACTCAGGGCGCCTTTGACATCACCATCGCCCCCTTGTTGCGCTGTTGGGGATTCATGGGCGCCGAAGGCGCCATGCCCGACCCGGTGGCGGTCCAAGCCGCCCGCGCCGTTACCGGCATGCACTGGGTGGATTTGGACCCGGCAGAAATGACGGTGCGCTTCCGCAAGCCCGGCGTGATGGTGGATTTGGGCGGCATCGGCAAAGGATATGCCCTCGATTGCGCCATCGCCATTCTCCGCGAGGCCGGCATCACCCATGCCCTGCTGCACGGCGGCACCAGCTCCGTTTATGCCTTGGGGGCGCCGCCAGATACCGGCGCCTGGCGCCTGGCCATCGAATCGCATCCGCTCCAACCCGGACAGGCCAAAATCCCGCTGGCCGTCGTGGAGTTGCGGGACCAGTCACTCACCGTCAGCACCATCTGGGGCAAACATTTCCAGAAAAACGGAAAAACCTACGGCCACATTCTGAATCCGCGCACCGGCCAGCCCGCCGATGCCGCGCTGTTGAGCGCCGTGATGAGCACCTCGGCCACGGATGGCGACGCGCTGGCCACCGCGTTGATTGTGGATGGTAAACAGCACCACGCCCGCCTTGGCCAGAGCCTGCCTGGACTCAAAACCCTGGTGGCGTGGGAAGCGCCCGAGGGCGGACGGCTGCAGGTCGCGGCGCGGGGGCTGCCCCTGTTGCCCGATGCCCAGGCCGAACTGGTTTATTGGGAACCTTGA
- a CDS encoding sigma-54-dependent transcriptional regulator, whose protein sequence is MPIEKIIVLEDDLIVRKNLEQQLRSRRYDVAAVETIAAAEDYLARDNFDLLIADIRLPDGDATDLLKRLNTRPVRPLVVMISGFATVESAVECMKAGAFDYLIKPFSAEQLEVVIRKAAEFTQLLRVNQFYGRQTEDEDASQLLGQSKAMEDLRQLIRRVARTEATVLIQGESGTGKELVARALHQQSPRSGAPFIKVNCAAIPENLIESEFFGHEKGAFTGALAKREGRFELAHGGTILLDEISEISPAVQAKLLRVLQEREFERVGGNRTVKVDVRVIATTNRHLEQSVARKEFRQDLFFRLNVVPVQVPPLRLRKEDILLLARHFMQRFMRKHGVKITGLSPASESALLEHDWPGNVRELQNVIERAVILGGDSGMIEPEHLGLMRSLTLPPPAPAAEGSGVAATPAPAPAAPPPPQEVIPLAELEKRHILAALEKCGGNRTHAARLLGISVRTLRNKLHEYNPAEADKEGEDT, encoded by the coding sequence ATGCCGATCGAGAAAATTATTGTTCTCGAAGACGACCTGATTGTCCGCAAAAACCTCGAGCAACAGCTTCGTTCCCGTCGGTATGACGTGGCCGCGGTGGAAACCATTGCCGCCGCCGAGGATTATCTGGCCCGCGACAATTTTGACCTGTTGATTGCCGACATCCGCCTGCCGGACGGGGACGCCACCGATTTGCTCAAGCGGCTCAACACCCGTCCCGTGCGCCCCCTGGTGGTGATGATTTCCGGATTTGCCACGGTGGAATCCGCCGTGGAGTGCATGAAGGCCGGGGCGTTTGATTATCTCATCAAACCCTTCAGCGCCGAGCAACTGGAGGTGGTCATTCGCAAGGCCGCCGAGTTCACCCAACTGCTCCGCGTCAACCAGTTTTACGGGCGCCAGACCGAGGACGAAGACGCCTCCCAGCTTCTCGGCCAGAGCAAGGCCATGGAAGACCTTCGCCAGCTCATTCGCCGTGTGGCGCGCACCGAGGCCACCGTCCTCATCCAGGGCGAAAGCGGCACGGGCAAGGAACTGGTGGCTCGCGCCCTGCACCAGCAAAGCCCGCGCAGCGGCGCCCCCTTCATCAAGGTCAATTGCGCCGCCATTCCCGAAAATCTCATTGAAAGCGAGTTCTTCGGCCACGAGAAAGGCGCGTTCACCGGCGCCCTGGCCAAACGCGAAGGCCGCTTCGAGCTGGCCCACGGCGGCACCATCCTCCTGGATGAAATCAGCGAAATCTCCCCCGCCGTGCAGGCCAAACTGCTGCGCGTCCTCCAGGAGCGCGAATTTGAGCGCGTGGGCGGCAACCGCACCGTCAAGGTGGATGTGCGCGTCATCGCCACCACCAACCGCCATCTCGAGCAAAGTGTGGCCCGCAAGGAATTCCGCCAAGACTTGTTCTTCCGCCTCAACGTGGTGCCCGTGCAGGTGCCGCCACTGCGCCTGCGCAAGGAGGACATCCTGCTGCTGGCCCGCCATTTCATGCAGCGGTTCATGCGCAAACACGGCGTCAAAATCACCGGCCTCTCCCCCGCCAGTGAATCCGCGCTTCTGGAACACGATTGGCCCGGCAATGTGCGCGAGCTTCAAAACGTCATCGAACGCGCTGTCATTCTCGGCGGCGACAGCGGCATGATTGAGCCCGAGCACCTGGGGCTGATGCGCAGCCTGACCCTGCCGCCGCCCGCCCCCGCCGCCGAAGGTTCCGGCGTTGCGGCAACGCCTGCCCCCGCCCCCGCGGCGCCGCCCCCGCCGCAGGAAGTCATCCCGCTGGCGGAGCTGGAAAAGCGCCACATCCTGGCGGCCCTGGAAAAATGCGGCGGCAACCGCACCCATGCCGCCCGTTTGCTGGGCATCAGCGTGCGCACCTTGCGCAACAAACTCCATGAATACAACCCCGCCGAGGCCGACAAGGAAGGAGAAGACACTTGA
- a CDS encoding ABC transporter ATP-binding protein, which yields MIQVHHLSKSFRTYKKEPGLKGAVKGLFRRKYETVQAVQDISFAIEEGELVGFVGPNGAGKTTTLKMLAGLLYPTSGTAQVLGYVPWERPDGYRRQFALLLGQKNQLWWDLPARDSFELNRHIYGIERAHFERTVQELSALLGVEDKLSVMVRELSLGERMKMELIAALLHHPRVLLLDEPTLGLDVVSQKTVRDFLRHHNQTTRTTILLTSHYMADIEALCERVLIIDHGRLFFDGRLAEVLERYADDKLITIELGPGGPPPPSQLARHGEVLELTDARVRLRVRREQVIPVCKALLDELPVKDIDIEETPIEEIVRRLFARNHSPGRPASTN from the coding sequence GTGATTCAGGTTCATCATTTAAGCAAAAGTTTCCGCACCTACAAAAAGGAACCGGGGCTGAAAGGGGCGGTCAAAGGACTTTTCCGGCGCAAATACGAGACGGTCCAAGCCGTGCAGGACATTTCCTTTGCCATCGAAGAAGGGGAGCTGGTCGGTTTTGTCGGCCCCAACGGCGCGGGCAAAACCACCACTCTCAAAATGCTGGCAGGCCTGCTTTACCCCACCTCGGGCACCGCCCAGGTGCTCGGCTACGTGCCCTGGGAGCGGCCCGACGGCTATCGCCGCCAGTTTGCCCTGCTGCTGGGCCAGAAAAACCAGCTCTGGTGGGATTTGCCCGCCCGCGATTCCTTCGAGCTGAACCGCCACATCTACGGCATCGAGCGCGCCCACTTCGAGCGCACCGTGCAGGAACTTTCCGCCCTGCTAGGGGTGGAAGACAAGTTATCCGTCATGGTGCGCGAGCTTTCCCTGGGCGAGCGCATGAAAATGGAGCTTATCGCCGCCCTCCTCCATCACCCCCGCGTGCTGCTGCTGGACGAGCCAACGCTGGGACTGGATGTCGTTTCCCAAAAAACCGTGCGCGACTTTCTGCGCCATCACAACCAGACCACCCGCACCACCATCCTGCTGACCAGCCACTACATGGCGGATATTGAGGCCCTGTGCGAGCGCGTCCTCATCATTGACCACGGTCGTTTGTTTTTTGACGGGCGCCTGGCCGAGGTGCTGGAGCGGTATGCGGACGACAAGCTCATCACCATCGAGCTGGGGCCGGGCGGGCCGCCGCCTCCTTCCCAGCTTGCCCGCCATGGAGAGGTCTTGGAATTGACGGACGCCCGCGTGCGCCTGCGGGTGCGCCGCGAGCAGGTCATTCCCGTCTGCAAAGCCCTGCTGGACGAATTGCCAGTCAAGGACATTGACATTGAGGAAACCCCCATCGAGGAAATCGTCCGCCGCCTGTTCGCGCGCAACCATTCGCCGGGCCGGCCTGCGTCAACGAATTGA
- a CDS encoding GAF domain-containing protein, translating into MSDATDDWRRRFERLQRLYQVSQVLHSTLEPQHALQLIVEQAVQLTSASSGSLVLLNPHTGFLEIEAACGLPPEARQLKLRAGEGITGWVVRTGQPALVGDVRQDPRYIMARPEVRSELAVPLRLGEEVRGLLNVDSEKLHAFTAEDQSLLEELSAQAALVIQQTWQYEQHRLKARLFESLVAVSQLINSTLNLDETLAAITQQAHQLMQARLCSLLLLDDSGRWLDLRAAHGAGPDYINKPRLNVEESLVGSVVRRRKVLQVENVQISQRYQHVEVAAREGLVSLLSAPLTFGGRCLGVLNVYTSHPHVFSNEEIRILTALAGLSAVAIEKARLYERVVDLEEALRHAEKFSALGLLAGEVAHEIRNPLTVIKMLFHSLNLQFAPEDPRATDVRIIGEKLEQLDRTVERVLGFARSAEPQFGPVSLPQVLDELGLLVRHKLRQQNIHWQPRLEPALPAVWGDATQLGQALLNLVLNAVQAMPQGGELTLTARRLPRDAARPPSHVVIEVSDTGEGMSEDQCRRAFTPLLSTTRAKGTGLGLVLVGRIVEAHHGRIQVTSRPGKGTRFRLTLPVAPQTNG; encoded by the coding sequence GTGAGCGACGCGACGGATGATTGGCGGCGGCGCTTTGAACGCCTGCAACGGCTGTACCAGGTCAGCCAGGTGCTGCACTCCACCCTGGAGCCGCAGCATGCCTTGCAGCTCATTGTCGAGCAGGCCGTGCAGCTCACCAGCGCTTCCAGCGGCTCCCTGGTGCTGCTCAATCCACACACCGGTTTCCTGGAAATCGAGGCCGCCTGCGGCCTGCCCCCGGAGGCACGCCAGCTCAAGCTGCGGGCTGGCGAGGGCATCACCGGCTGGGTGGTGCGCACGGGCCAGCCGGCGCTGGTGGGGGATGTCCGCCAGGACCCCCGCTATATCATGGCCCGCCCGGAGGTGCGCTCCGAGCTGGCAGTGCCCCTGCGTCTGGGCGAGGAGGTGCGCGGCCTCTTGAATGTGGACTCCGAAAAGCTCCACGCCTTTACGGCAGAAGACCAATCCCTGCTGGAGGAGCTTTCCGCCCAGGCCGCGCTGGTCATCCAGCAGACCTGGCAGTATGAGCAGCATCGCCTCAAGGCGCGGCTCTTTGAAAGCCTGGTGGCGGTCAGTCAGTTGATTAATTCCACCCTCAACCTGGATGAAACCCTTGCCGCCATCACCCAACAGGCCCACCAGCTCATGCAGGCCCGGCTCTGTTCCCTTTTGTTGCTCGACGACTCCGGCCGCTGGCTGGATTTGCGCGCGGCCCACGGCGCGGGACCGGACTACATCAACAAACCGCGCCTCAATGTCGAGGAAAGCCTGGTGGGGTCCGTCGTCCGGCGGCGCAAGGTGTTGCAGGTGGAAAATGTGCAAATCTCCCAGCGCTATCAGCACGTGGAAGTCGCCGCGCGCGAGGGCCTGGTTTCGCTCCTCAGCGCCCCGTTGACGTTCGGCGGGCGCTGCCTCGGTGTGCTCAACGTGTACACCAGCCATCCGCACGTGTTTTCCAACGAGGAAATTCGCATCCTGACGGCCCTGGCCGGGCTGTCCGCGGTGGCCATTGAAAAGGCGCGGCTTTACGAGCGGGTGGTGGACCTCGAGGAAGCCCTGCGCCATGCCGAGAAATTCAGCGCCCTGGGCCTGCTCGCCGGCGAGGTGGCGCATGAAATTCGCAATCCCCTCACCGTCATCAAAATGCTCTTTCACTCGCTGAACCTGCAATTCGCCCCGGAAGACCCCCGCGCCACGGATGTGCGAATCATCGGCGAAAAACTCGAGCAGCTTGACCGCACGGTGGAGCGGGTGCTGGGCTTTGCCCGCAGCGCCGAGCCGCAATTTGGACCGGTTTCCCTCCCACAAGTGCTTGATGAGCTGGGGCTCCTGGTCCGCCACAAGCTCCGCCAGCAAAACATCCACTGGCAGCCCCGGTTGGAACCCGCCCTGCCCGCCGTGTGGGGCGATGCCACGCAACTGGGGCAAGCTCTGCTGAACCTTGTGCTCAATGCGGTGCAGGCCATGCCGCAGGGCGGTGAATTGACCCTCACCGCCCGCCGTCTGCCGCGGGACGCCGCCCGACCGCCCAGTCACGTCGTAATTGAGGTCTCCGATACCGGCGAAGGCATGAGCGAAGACCAATGCCGCCGGGCCTTTACGCCCCTGTTGAGCACCACCCGCGCCAAGGGCACCGGCCTGGGGCTGGTTTTGGTGGGGCGCATCGTCGAAGCGCATCACGGACGCATTCAAGTCACCTCACGTCCCGGCAAAGGCACCCGCTTTCGCTTGACCCTGCCCGTGGCTCCCCAGACCAACGGATAA
- a CDS encoding serine hydrolase domain-containing protein yields the protein MRDTASGRCPRRQFLALGLGLLALAVTMASSRAGTLAETFRPEKLAELDQAVTAAIAGGDTPGAVVWIERNGVAYVKAYGQRAVTPAPEPMTTNTIFDAASLTKVMATAPAILWLQEKGKIGLDDPVSKYLPEFTGQGRETITVRLLLTHYSGLPSGLTRRDFNGYTGAIAQAVMERPNPAPGTTFRYSDVNFILLGEIVRRVSGQSLADFAREKFYEPLGMRQTRFLPPDDWRPHIAPTERVGGTVLRGVVHDPTARRMGGVAGHAGLFTTVADTARFCRMMLAEGELEGRRVLQAETVKLMTSVQSPPGGNARRGLGWDIDSPYAGPRGKVLPLGSYGHTGWTGTSLWLDPFSKTFVLLYCNRNHPTGGNVVKLRSVVATLAAEAVVGFDFSNVPGALPPLPDANRP from the coding sequence ATGCGGGACACCGCCTCTGGGCGCTGCCCCCGCCGCCAGTTTCTGGCGCTTGGCCTTGGCTTGCTGGCCCTGGCCGTGACCATGGCCAGCAGCCGGGCAGGCACGCTGGCCGAAACATTCCGTCCCGAAAAACTGGCCGAGCTGGACCAGGCGGTCACCGCTGCGATTGCCGGCGGCGACACTCCCGGCGCGGTGGTGTGGATTGAGCGGAACGGCGTCGCCTACGTCAAAGCCTATGGCCAGCGCGCCGTCACGCCGGCGCCCGAGCCTATGACCACCAACACCATCTTCGACGCCGCTTCGCTCACCAAGGTCATGGCCACCGCACCGGCCATCCTCTGGTTGCAGGAAAAGGGCAAAATCGGCCTGGATGACCCCGTCTCCAAGTACCTGCCGGAATTTACCGGCCAGGGGCGCGAGACCATCACCGTGCGCCTGTTGCTGACCCATTACTCCGGACTGCCCTCCGGCCTGACCCGCCGCGATTTCAACGGCTATACCGGCGCCATTGCCCAGGCCGTCATGGAGCGGCCCAATCCTGCGCCGGGCACCACCTTCCGCTACAGCGACGTTAATTTCATCCTGCTGGGGGAAATCGTGCGCCGGGTTTCCGGCCAGTCGCTGGCCGACTTTGCGCGCGAAAAATTTTATGAGCCCCTGGGCATGCGCCAGACGCGCTTTCTGCCGCCGGACGACTGGCGGCCCCACATCGCCCCCACCGAGCGCGTGGGCGGCACCGTCCTGCGCGGCGTGGTCCATGACCCCACCGCCCGCCGCATGGGCGGGGTGGCTGGACATGCCGGACTCTTCACCACCGTCGCGGATACCGCGAGATTCTGCCGCATGATGCTCGCCGAAGGCGAGCTGGAGGGACGCCGCGTCCTCCAGGCCGAAACCGTGAAGTTGATGACTTCCGTGCAGTCACCGCCCGGCGGCAACGCCCGCCGGGGCTTGGGCTGGGACATTGATTCGCCCTACGCCGGGCCGCGTGGCAAAGTGCTGCCCCTCGGCTCGTACGGGCACACCGGCTGGACCGGCACCAGCCTTTGGCTGGACCCTTTCTCGAAGACTTTTGTGCTCCTCTACTGCAACCGCAATCATCCCACCGGCGGCAATGTGGTGAAACTGCGCTCGGTGGTGGCCACGCTGGCGGCCGAGGCGGTGGTGGGTTTTGATTTCTCCAACGTCCCGGGCGCCTTGCCGCCGCTGCCGGACGCCAACCGCCCCTGA
- a CDS encoding tetratricopeptide repeat protein — translation MAAVLSLTLAGHVGRAATATASNAPSLPAPASTSAPPATLPGAKIAPEIATNSPAAGLINDYVQRLVKAGVSGWGAGTLTNPPSPGQITSSNLLTLKLQTSNQVFRVRQFQEQLEAARELRKMRDHRQAAALLIGILESEAPEEIKRPSLFELALVAQQEGQLGRAQQIFSQYVKRYHDDPAVPEILLRQGILYREMGVGALALSKFYAVLSSALSLRLDQFEYYQRLVLLAQTEIAETYFSRGQFAEAVEFYARLLRLDSPELNKERMHFRYLKCLSHLGQDEVLVPQAQDYLQKYAGSTDEAEVRFLLATSLKHLGRNREALQQVLALLEKQRRDAAKNPQNWAYWQQRTGNELANQLYQEGDYLNALEIYLSLLNLDASPRWQGPVLYQIGLVYEHMKQPERARDYYQQVLALSQKLNDAPSPGLKALIDMAQWRIQFLQWRAQAENLLPSRSLPKGNASQPPPAPAPPSPAS, via the coding sequence TTGGCCGCCGTCTTGAGTCTGACGCTGGCCGGCCACGTGGGCCGGGCGGCGACGGCCACCGCCAGCAATGCCCCGTCCCTCCCCGCGCCCGCCAGCACCTCCGCGCCTCCCGCCACCCTGCCGGGGGCCAAAATCGCGCCGGAAATCGCCACCAACAGCCCGGCCGCCGGATTGATTAACGACTACGTGCAGCGGCTGGTCAAAGCCGGGGTCTCCGGCTGGGGGGCAGGCACGCTCACCAATCCGCCGTCGCCGGGGCAGATAACCAGCAGCAATTTGCTGACGCTCAAACTGCAAACCTCCAACCAGGTGTTCCGCGTGCGGCAATTCCAGGAGCAATTGGAGGCCGCCCGGGAGCTGCGCAAGATGCGCGACCATCGCCAGGCCGCCGCCCTGCTAATTGGCATCCTGGAGTCGGAGGCGCCGGAGGAAATCAAGCGGCCCTCCCTGTTTGAGCTGGCCCTGGTGGCCCAGCAGGAAGGCCAGCTTGGCCGGGCTCAACAGATTTTTTCCCAATACGTCAAACGCTATCATGATGACCCGGCCGTGCCGGAAATCCTGCTGCGGCAGGGCATTTTGTACCGGGAAATGGGGGTGGGAGCGCTGGCGCTCAGCAAGTTTTACGCCGTGTTGTCCAGCGCTCTTTCTTTGCGGCTGGACCAGTTTGAGTATTACCAGCGGCTGGTCCTGCTGGCGCAAACGGAAATTGCCGAAACTTATTTCAGCCGCGGACAATTCGCGGAAGCCGTCGAGTTCTACGCGCGGCTGCTCCGGCTGGATTCGCCGGAACTCAACAAGGAACGGATGCATTTCCGCTACCTCAAGTGCTTGTCCCATCTGGGCCAGGATGAGGTCCTGGTGCCGCAGGCCCAGGATTACCTGCAAAAATACGCGGGCAGCACCGACGAAGCCGAAGTCCGTTTCCTGCTGGCCACCTCGCTCAAGCACCTGGGCCGCAACCGGGAGGCGCTCCAGCAAGTCCTTGCCCTTCTGGAAAAACAGCGGCGGGATGCCGCCAAAAACCCGCAAAATTGGGCGTACTGGCAGCAACGCACCGGCAATGAACTGGCCAACCAGCTTTATCAGGAAGGTGATTATCTGAATGCCCTGGAAATTTACCTGAGTCTGCTCAATCTGGATGCCTCCCCTCGCTGGCAGGGGCCGGTGCTTTACCAGATTGGCCTGGTCTATGAGCACATGAAACAGCCAGAGCGCGCCCGCGATTATTACCAGCAGGTGCTCGCCCTCTCGCAGAAGCTGAACGATGCGCCCTCGCCCGGGCTCAAAGCGCTCATTGATATGGCCCAGTGGCGCATCCAGTTTTTACAATGGCGCGCGCAGGCGGAGAACCTGCTCCCTTCGCGCTCATTGCCCAAAGGCAACGCCAGCCAGCCTCCACCCGCCCCTGCGCCGCCTTCACCCGCCTCATGA
- a CDS encoding Gfo/Idh/MocA family protein yields the protein MESNKQKTSAGPMTRRNFLRQTATVAGAAAAASWLSGPLYGADGVAGANNRLVLGFIGVGNQGYGSHLLPILKDKDKYNVAVTAVCDVSKTRRLQAQQAVGEGCKEYEDYRKLLEDKTIDAIVCATVDHWHAPVTIDALKAGKHVYVEKPMCRYLPEAFAIYDAVKSSKKVLQVGSQGCSDQKWHAAAKLIKDGKIGAVVMSQGSYMRNNPKGEWNYNIQSWATKDDINWQLWLGPQIKTRKPEFDADDYFRWRKYYRYCAGLLGDLFPHKLHPYMLATGNPQFPVRVAAIGTRKVMTDKLTPGTPMRDVPEIIQLIAEFPDGMVMHITSSSVNEQGTQEMIRGQKGSLYMAGNRVELKPEKPFTEEIDPETVGPFPAESIPAHHQNWFDSIRANKEPNCGIELAVRVQTVVCLGEMSDRLSTMCLFDEKTRKVTDGMGKELPIINYGWKEGVS from the coding sequence ATGGAATCGAATAAACAAAAAACCTCGGCCGGCCCGATGACGCGCCGGAATTTTTTGCGACAAACCGCCACGGTGGCCGGCGCGGCCGCTGCGGCAAGCTGGCTGTCTGGCCCGTTGTATGGGGCGGATGGCGTGGCTGGCGCCAACAACCGCCTGGTGTTGGGCTTCATCGGCGTGGGCAACCAGGGCTATGGCAGCCATCTGCTGCCCATTTTGAAGGACAAAGATAAGTACAACGTGGCGGTGACGGCGGTCTGCGACGTCTCCAAAACCCGCCGGTTGCAGGCCCAGCAGGCAGTGGGCGAGGGCTGCAAGGAATACGAAGATTATCGCAAGCTGCTCGAGGACAAGACCATTGACGCCATCGTCTGTGCCACCGTGGACCACTGGCATGCGCCGGTGACCATTGACGCGCTGAAGGCGGGCAAACACGTGTACGTGGAGAAGCCCATGTGCCGCTACCTGCCGGAGGCGTTCGCGATTTACGACGCGGTCAAGAGCAGCAAGAAGGTGCTGCAGGTGGGCAGCCAGGGGTGCTCCGACCAAAAATGGCACGCCGCCGCCAAGCTCATCAAGGACGGCAAGATTGGCGCCGTGGTCATGTCCCAGGGTTCTTACATGCGGAACAACCCCAAGGGTGAATGGAATTACAACATCCAAAGCTGGGCCACCAAGGACGACATCAACTGGCAGCTCTGGCTTGGTCCCCAAATCAAGACCCGCAAGCCCGAGTTTGATGCCGACGATTATTTCCGCTGGCGCAAATATTACCGCTATTGCGCGGGGTTGCTTGGCGACTTGTTCCCGCACAAGCTGCATCCGTACATGCTTGCCACCGGCAATCCGCAATTCCCAGTGCGGGTGGCGGCCATCGGCACGCGCAAGGTCATGACCGACAAGCTGACCCCCGGCACGCCCATGCGCGACGTGCCCGAAATCATTCAGTTGATTGCCGAATTCCCGGACGGCATGGTGATGCACATCACCAGCAGCAGCGTCAACGAACAGGGCACGCAGGAAATGATTCGCGGCCAGAAAGGCTCCCTGTACATGGCCGGCAACCGCGTCGAGCTGAAGCCGGAGAAGCCGTTCACCGAGGAAATTGACCCCGAAACGGTGGGTCCCTTCCCGGCCGAGTCCATTCCCGCGCATCATCAGAACTGGTTCGACAGCATCCGCGCCAACAAGGAGCCGAATTGCGGCATCGAGCTGGCCGTGCGCGTCCAGACCGTGGTGTGCCTGGGCGAAATGTCCGACCGGCTGAGCACCATGTGCCTCTTCGACGAAAAGACGCGCAAGGTGACCGACGGCATGGGCAAGGAGCTGCCCATCATCAACTACGGGTGGAAAGAAGGCGTGTCCTGA